CGAAATCTTCCCTAGACAGTGTGCTGACACTGTTATGCGTTGGGTTCCCAAGGCTGAATGGGGTTGCCCCGAAGATCCATCTGGTCGTTACCAGGCTGGTCACGTTGCTGCTTTAAAATAAGCTGTGTAATTTAGCCCAGTAGGCGTTATCCGACGTTCGTTTATGTTCGTTAATGTAGGGATGTTAtactttccttttttttgtattgtaaaaaaaactcGTTTTCACCCTTTTCTCCTTTGTCTGATTCCTTTTATTTAGATTTTcgttatttaatatttaactATACCAAATCGAATCTGAACACTTCTTTTCGCATATATtaatcttttgaaatctgCATATAATAGTTCGTATTCTGAGTGTTGTATAAGCTTGAAACACCTCTTAAACCGCAGTTTATAGTTTCTACAGTGTTTAAAAGCAGCATGATTATATCATGTAAAGTAGTGAACATtccttttttgaaacaaataGCTGGATGGCTGTTTCCAGTTTTATCTAACTTAAATATCTAAAGAAATACGGAATAATCAGAGGaacaaaaactttatattttttttgaactaAAAGAGAATATAAAATGCTAAAAAGACTTTAAATAATTCTTCATAAGGACCAAACAAAAGATAGATTGACTGTGACAGTAAGACCTTTTAACGATCGAAACCGTGACGAATTAATTCATCGTATAAAATGggatttaaatttttagaaaaataaaaaatgtggGATTAACGGGCAAACTTAGAGTAATCTTTTGCAAGGACTTCGAGTGCTTGCATAGCTGCCCTAGAGCCCGCGTCTTTTTGATTTGCACCCCACGCACGGGCTACTTCTTTGCCATTAAATATGCAGGCAATAACATAACCCTCAGCGGAACCACCAGCACCATCGACCCAGCGATATTCGATGTGGCCCAAAGTGCTGTACTTgtgaaaaagttttgatTTAGCCAGCTTATCGATAGGACGTTGAACAGTGATATTGGCAATCTTTGGTTGGAGAAGTCGGCTAACCCATTGAAAAGCTGTCTCTTCTTGTCCATCCAATATCAATGCACCGAGATATGCTTCGAAAGTGTCAGCAATGACCTTTTGAGATTTTCGAAGTTGGTCTTTTTCGGCAGAATAACTGAGGACAAGTGTTTTATCAAACCCATAGAGCCTTGCAAATTTATCAGCACTTTCGTTGCCAACAAATTTTGCCCGGAGTTTGGAAAGACTTCCTTCATCCATTTGAGGGAACTTGCTGAATATAATACGCgtagtaaacaaattaaaaaagctgTCACCAAGAAATTCTAGCCTTTCATTATGGATATCCAACAATTCATTCGGATTCGACTGATTTGGATAAATTTCATAAGCTCTAGAAATATGCATAAAAACTTGTTCCTTTAGTTTCTCAGACCGTAAAGGTGGTAATGGCGGGGGATACTCTCCTTCTTCAAACTCCTCAGATGTTGgttcattattttcttgatttttttgattttttgggTGAGAGGAGGGTTCTTCAATGACAGGTTCGTTTTGGCGATCATGCCTTGACTTCAACATTTCGTAGACTCCTTCAATATGGCTCCAAGTAGAACCAGGGATAACCAAATTCACATCATCCTTTGTTGAATGCTTTGTTTCTTCTAGCAAGGCTTTCATAGCAAACATGAGTttacgaatttttttttccaaaatataATACTGCCGATTTTTTATGTGGCTACTTCGCTTGTGACCAAGAGACCTTCTTCCTCTTGATAAAGAGTCGGAAGCGGATGAGGAGGAATCTGAGTC
This region of Schizosaccharomyces pombe strain 972h- genome assembly, chromosome: II genomic DNA includes:
- the pac1 gene encoding double-strand-specific ribonuclease Pac1, which produces MGRFKRHHEGDSDSSSSASDSLSRGRRSLGHKRSSHIKNRQYYILEKKIRKLMFAMKALLEETKHSTKDDVNLVIPGSTWSHIEGVYEMLKSRHDRQNEPVIEEPSSHPKNQKNQENNEPTSEEFEEGEYPPPLPPLRSEKLKEQVFMHISRAYEIYPNQSNPNELLDIHNERLEFLGDSFFNLFTTRIIFSKFPQMDEGSLSKLRAKFVGNESADKFARLYGFDKTLVLSYSAEKDQLRKSQKVIADTFEAYLGALILDGQEETAFQWVSRLLQPKIANITVQRPIDKLAKSKLFHKYSTLGHIEYRWVDGAGGSAEGYVIACIFNGKEVARAWGANQKDAGSRAAMQALEVLAKDYSKFAR